The Arachis hypogaea cultivar Tifrunner chromosome 14, arahy.Tifrunner.gnm2.J5K5, whole genome shotgun sequence genome has a segment encoding these proteins:
- the LOC112740264 gene encoding putative germin-like protein 2-1, with amino-acid sequence MAYNFSLVLAILALSLSVVVTATDNSALQDFCVSDSQGQVLVNGLVCKDPKVVEANDFFFSGLHIAGNTSNPSGSKVTPVTATQLPGLNTLGISIARIDYAPWGINPPHTHPRASEILTVLDGYLEVGFVTSNPENRHIRKVLQKGDVFVFPVGLVHYQRNVGHSNAVAIAALSSQNPGVITVGNAVFGSTPEIATDVLVKAFHLDETTIGYLQSKFKN; translated from the exons ATGGCTTACAATTTTTCATTGGTGCTAGCAATTTTAGCTCTATCACTTTCAGTTGTTGTCACGGCAACTGACAATAGTGCTCTTCAGGATTTCTGCGTCTCAGACTCACAAGgccaag TGTTAGTGAATGGTTTGGTGTGCAAGGATCCGAAAGTTGTTGAAGCAAATGATTTCTTCTTCAGTGGTCTTCACATAGCTGGAAACACCTCAAACCCTAGTGGATCTAAAGTCACTCCAGTAACTGCAACTCAACTACCAGGACTCAACACACTCGGCATATCCATAGCTCGCATCGATTATGCTCCATGGGGCATTAACCCTCCTCACACACATCCTCGCGCCTCCGAAATCTTGACAGTTCTTGATGGATATTTGGAGGTTGGATTCGTCACTTCCAACCCCGAAAACCGCCACATTCGGAAAGTTCTACAAAAGGGTGACGTCTTTGTGTTTCCGGTGGGACTTGTTCACTATCAGAGAAATGTAGGCCACAGTAATGCTGTTGCCATTGCTGCTCTTAGTAGTCAAAATCCCGGAGTTATCACTGTTGGTAATGCTGTTTTTGGATCTACACCTGAAATTGCTACTGATGTTCTTGTTAAGGCTTTTCACTTGGATGAAACTACCATCGGTTATCTCCAGTCCAAGTTCAAGAATTGA